In one window of Halopiger aswanensis DNA:
- the trxA gene encoding thioredoxin, with protein MATDARDDVSAGSLDEPIYIDGRSHLEEVTAAHDVVLVDFYADWCGPCQMLNPVLERLAGETEAAIAKVDVDEHQQLAGSFGVRGVPTLVLFADGEQVEQQSGALPEDRLRTLIERYTE; from the coding sequence ATGGCAACTGATGCACGCGACGACGTTTCGGCGGGATCGCTCGACGAACCGATCTACATCGACGGGAGGAGTCACCTCGAGGAGGTCACGGCGGCACACGACGTCGTCCTCGTGGACTTCTACGCCGACTGGTGTGGCCCCTGTCAGATGCTCAATCCCGTCCTCGAGCGACTGGCGGGCGAGACCGAGGCCGCGATCGCGAAGGTCGACGTCGACGAACACCAGCAGCTCGCGGGGTCGTTCGGCGTTCGCGGCGTGCCGACGCTGGTCCTCTTCGCGGACGGCGAGCAGGTCGAACAGCAGTCCGGCGCGCTGCCGGAAGACCGACTCCGCACCCTGATCGAGAGGTACACCGAATGA
- a CDS encoding NAD(P)/FAD-dependent oxidoreductase yields MNEETETTADVRNVVIVGSGVAGLSAAVYAARADLEPLVLEGPEPGGQLTLTTDVENYLGFPEGVGGMELIQNGKEQAERFGAEFTHGTVENATLEERPFELELSNGDRLRTRALIVASGASARWVGAENEDELMGYGLSTCATCDGAFHRGDDVLVIGGGDSAMEEALFLAKFADSVTVVHRREELRASEIMADRARNHEAIEFRWNTELEALRGSQEEGVTGATLVSHPDGYPSEKAANGVDVDRETVEVGGVFYAIGHTPNTEFLEGTAVERDERGYLYTRTDDAGRATTETTVEGVFAAGDVADPDYQQAITAAGTGSMAALDAEAYLETLERTTAAALEVSP; encoded by the coding sequence ATGAACGAGGAAACTGAAACGACCGCGGACGTTCGCAACGTGGTGATCGTGGGGTCCGGCGTCGCCGGGCTCTCGGCGGCCGTCTACGCCGCGCGAGCCGACCTCGAGCCGCTGGTACTCGAAGGCCCCGAACCGGGCGGCCAGCTGACGCTGACGACGGACGTCGAGAACTACCTCGGCTTCCCCGAGGGCGTCGGCGGGATGGAGCTGATCCAGAACGGCAAGGAGCAGGCCGAGCGTTTCGGCGCCGAGTTCACTCACGGCACCGTCGAAAATGCGACGCTCGAGGAACGGCCGTTCGAACTCGAACTCTCGAACGGCGATCGGCTGCGAACGCGCGCGCTGATCGTCGCGAGCGGCGCGAGCGCTCGCTGGGTCGGCGCCGAGAACGAAGACGAACTGATGGGGTACGGCCTCTCGACGTGTGCGACCTGCGACGGCGCGTTCCACCGCGGCGACGACGTCCTCGTGATCGGCGGCGGCGATTCGGCGATGGAAGAGGCGCTGTTCCTCGCGAAGTTCGCCGACAGCGTGACGGTCGTTCACCGCCGCGAGGAGCTGCGCGCCTCCGAGATCATGGCTGACCGCGCCCGCAATCACGAGGCTATCGAGTTCCGCTGGAACACGGAACTCGAGGCGCTCCGCGGCTCGCAGGAGGAGGGCGTCACCGGCGCGACGCTCGTCTCCCATCCCGACGGCTACCCCAGCGAGAAAGCCGCGAACGGCGTCGACGTGGATCGGGAGACCGTCGAGGTCGGCGGCGTGTTCTACGCGATCGGTCACACGCCGAACACGGAGTTCCTCGAGGGGACCGCCGTCGAACGCGACGAGCGCGGCTACCTCTACACTCGAACCGACGACGCCGGCCGCGCGACGACCGAGACGACGGTCGAGGGCGTCTTCGCCGCCGGCGACGTCGCCGATCCGGACTATCAACAGGCGATCACCGCCGCCGGAACCGGCAGCATGGCGGCGCTCGACGCCGAAGCGTACCTCGAGACGCTCGAGCGGACGACTGCGGCTGCGCTCGAGGTGTCTCCGTAG
- a CDS encoding flavodoxin domain-containing protein, translating into MVSVLVLYGTGEGQTATVAGRIGDALEERGYEVSTLEVTELPAEFDVGEFDAALVGASIHFGTHQSSVVDFARSNRAALNAMPTAFFQVSLSSATEDGRAQAAGYFEAFADETGWHPDRIGFFGGALRYSKYGFLKRLMMKQIATRTISDVPPADDSGDVEFTDWDEVEAFAADVAAFVEGRLGVAPGTAAE; encoded by the coding sequence ATGGTCTCGGTTCTCGTCCTCTACGGCACCGGCGAGGGGCAGACGGCGACCGTCGCCGGACGAATCGGTGATGCGCTCGAGGAGCGCGGCTACGAGGTGTCGACGCTCGAGGTGACGGAACTCCCGGCGGAGTTCGACGTCGGCGAGTTCGACGCGGCTCTCGTCGGCGCGTCGATCCACTTCGGCACGCACCAGTCCTCGGTGGTCGATTTCGCGCGGTCGAATCGGGCGGCTCTGAACGCGATGCCGACGGCGTTTTTCCAGGTATCGCTGTCGTCCGCGACCGAGGACGGACGGGCGCAGGCCGCGGGCTACTTCGAGGCGTTCGCCGACGAAACGGGGTGGCATCCCGATCGAATCGGATTCTTCGGCGGTGCGCTGCGGTACTCGAAATACGGGTTCCTCAAGCGACTGATGATGAAACAGATCGCTACGCGAACGATCTCGGACGTGCCCCCTGCCGACGACTCGGGGGACGTCGAGTTCACGGATTGGGACGAAGTCGAGGCGTTCGCCGCCGACGTGGCCGCGTTCGTCGAGGGGCGGCTCGGCGTCGCTCCCGGGACTGCCGCCGAATGA
- a CDS encoding sensor histidine kinase, with amino-acid sequence MIRKDLLGSTGIAIAVTVGSLGAGVGTVGLIWYLNRHRGRPGAGWFMITLGAQALWCLAYGIGLFVSDPTWRVLFEALVWVGMIWLGPTFLAFGLDYTGRGHLIQTRSFRSLLTVSGLVTVVTFTYPYSDLLWTDFRLVGSLGISTVLYTIQPLGYATIFFGVVCASVGILLLIETVVSYGPLYRREAVAITLSTLPPAIGFAIWMTGVGPYPDVFLVPPLFLAHVGLDAYAFVGTNIFETNPTTMRSAERTAIDDLPNPIVIVDTDERIVELNTEAEALFDCETNDVLYEPLSDRFDVEIGPDGRPTDEIQTIPTRGERSDRTFSISTTALTEPAGATVGRTIVLQDVTTELERKQQLTVLNRILRHNLRNEMTVIMGAADVIESVSDHTEIESWLGQLRESGRELIEIGERAHEFERVRQRDLQLVSIDIDETLSGLARDVRDRYPDATTAVERTESATVRTDPEILEVVLTNLLENALVHNDDDDPTVAVRGCRSDDSQYIITIEDNGSGIPEDELAVLDEGAEDALDHGSGLGLWIVSWGIDAVGGEVQFETSPAGTTVTVSVPT; translated from the coding sequence GTGATTCGAAAGGACTTGTTGGGAAGTACAGGAATTGCCATCGCCGTCACCGTCGGCTCACTCGGTGCCGGAGTCGGGACCGTGGGCTTAATTTGGTATCTGAATCGCCACCGAGGCAGACCGGGTGCAGGGTGGTTTATGATCACACTCGGTGCACAGGCACTTTGGTGTCTCGCGTACGGCATCGGACTGTTCGTCTCGGATCCGACCTGGCGGGTGCTGTTCGAAGCGCTCGTGTGGGTCGGAATGATTTGGCTCGGCCCGACCTTCCTCGCCTTCGGGCTTGATTATACCGGCAGGGGACATCTCATCCAAACGCGGTCGTTTCGTTCGTTGTTGACCGTTTCCGGTCTCGTGACGGTTGTCACCTTCACGTATCCGTACTCAGATCTGCTATGGACTGACTTTCGGCTCGTTGGATCGCTGGGCATTTCGACGGTGCTGTATACGATCCAACCGTTGGGATACGCCACTATCTTCTTCGGCGTCGTCTGTGCCAGCGTCGGTATTCTCCTCTTGATCGAAACGGTGGTCAGTTACGGACCGCTGTACAGACGCGAAGCGGTTGCGATCACACTCAGTACGCTCCCGCCGGCGATCGGGTTCGCCATCTGGATGACTGGGGTGGGACCGTACCCGGACGTATTCCTCGTCCCACCCCTCTTTCTCGCTCACGTCGGACTCGATGCCTACGCGTTCGTGGGAACCAACATATTCGAGACGAATCCGACGACGATGCGGTCGGCCGAACGGACCGCGATCGACGACCTCCCGAATCCCATCGTCATCGTCGACACCGACGAACGGATCGTCGAACTCAACACTGAAGCCGAGGCCCTCTTCGACTGTGAAACGAACGACGTGCTCTACGAGCCGCTATCGGACCGATTCGACGTCGAAATCGGGCCCGACGGACGACCGACCGATGAAATTCAGACGATTCCGACACGCGGCGAACGGTCGGACCGCACGTTTTCGATCTCAACGACGGCGCTGACCGAACCCGCCGGAGCGACCGTCGGACGAACGATCGTCCTCCAAGACGTCACCACCGAACTCGAGCGAAAGCAGCAGTTGACCGTTCTCAACAGAATCCTCCGCCACAACCTCCGCAACGAAATGACCGTGATCATGGGCGCGGCCGATGTAATAGAGAGCGTTAGCGATCATACGGAGATCGAGTCCTGGCTCGGTCAGTTACGCGAGAGCGGGCGGGAACTGATCGAAATTGGCGAGCGAGCCCACGAGTTCGAACGCGTTCGACAACGGGACCTCCAGCTCGTCTCGATCGATATCGACGAAACGCTGTCCGGACTCGCACGTGATGTTCGCGACCGCTACCCGGACGCGACGACAGCCGTCGAACGGACGGAGTCGGCGACCGTTCGAACAGACCCCGAAATCCTCGAGGTCGTACTAACGAATCTCCTCGAGAACGCGCTCGTCCACAACGACGACGACGATCCGACCGTGGCCGTCCGCGGGTGCCGAAGTGACGACTCCCAGTACATAATCACGATCGAAGATAACGGCTCGGGGATCCCGGAGGACGAACTGGCGGTGCTCGACGAGGGAGCCGAAGACGCGCTCGATCACGGGAGCGGCCTCGGCCTCTGGATCGTCAGTTGGGGTATCGACGCGGTCGGCGGAGAGGTTCAGTTCGAGACGTCGCCGGCCGGAACGACCGTCACGGTCAGCGTTCCGACCTGA
- a CDS encoding PAS domain-containing sensor histidine kinase: protein MPDSITSKLSTEYENLHIGIALYDPESGTILDANERLESLFGYATAELRELSIETYSANTYSLSEADFIDRLRTSAAGSSHQFSWRVKRADGELIWVQIQLSQTSDDDEYVLAEIRDVTEDYNTGHREELFWRILRHNLRNKANTLMGYSEFVTVNAETDELSDAAEKIESCATELGTLTESIKQIQYAVEQADSQRITRDATTAVREIIDEVTATYPSAEISLEEREQMWVTVDEGFRYALTQALENAIVHSETEAPVVTVVIGPSPNTGRVEIRIQDRNPLISETEIESIYTRNEVTNTSHGSGVGLFVMKWCIESLGGELTFERRAPRGNTVYFYLPPQESPHRSS, encoded by the coding sequence ATGCCTGATTCTATCACCAGCAAACTATCGACGGAGTACGAAAACCTGCACATCGGAATTGCACTGTACGATCCGGAGTCCGGCACGATTTTGGACGCGAACGAACGATTGGAGTCACTGTTCGGATACGCGACTGCTGAACTCCGCGAACTCTCCATCGAGACGTATTCTGCAAACACCTACTCCCTTTCGGAAGCTGATTTCATCGATCGACTTCGGACGAGTGCAGCGGGGTCGTCGCACCAATTTAGCTGGCGAGTCAAACGGGCGGACGGAGAGTTAATTTGGGTACAGATCCAGCTGTCTCAAACATCCGACGACGACGAGTACGTCTTAGCAGAAATCAGGGACGTGACTGAAGATTACAACACCGGCCATCGTGAAGAACTCTTCTGGCGTATCCTTCGACACAATCTCCGAAACAAGGCGAATACGCTCATGGGGTATAGCGAGTTCGTCACCGTGAATGCGGAGACCGATGAACTGTCCGACGCCGCCGAAAAAATCGAATCCTGCGCGACGGAACTCGGCACCCTTACGGAGTCGATCAAACAGATCCAGTATGCGGTAGAACAGGCCGACTCTCAGCGAATCACTCGAGATGCTACCACTGCCGTAAGAGAGATTATCGACGAGGTGACAGCCACCTACCCGTCTGCGGAGATCTCGCTGGAAGAACGGGAGCAGATGTGGGTCACCGTCGATGAGGGGTTCAGATATGCGCTCACGCAGGCCCTCGAGAACGCTATCGTTCACAGCGAAACGGAAGCGCCTGTTGTGACGGTCGTAATCGGTCCCTCGCCGAATACGGGCCGCGTCGAAATACGGATTCAAGACAGGAACCCCCTGATTTCAGAGACCGAGATCGAGAGCATCTACACGCGAAACGAGGTCACGAACACCTCTCACGGGTCCGGCGTCGGGTTGTTCGTCATGAAGTGGTGTATCGAATCGCTCGGCGGTGAGCTCACGTTCGAACGACGAGCGCC